CTTAGCGACCTTGCACATGCGTTGAAAACCCCTCTCGCGGTGATTAAATCAAGTCCGCTTGCAAAAGATGCTGATGCACAGGAACAGTTAGACAGAATTAATGTGATGATCGAACATCAATTGAAACGTGCTGCTACTGGAGCGTCCGATACTTGGAAGAAACAAACATCTGTAAAACCTGTACTAGACTCTATATTAAATGCCATGACTAAGGTATATCACGATAAACACATTCAATTTTCGTCAGAATGTGCAGAGGAAGTTGCATTTTTAGGTGATAAAACAGATTTAATGGAAATTCTTGGCAATATTATAGATAACGCTTGTAAAGCCTGTAATTCCTTGGTCGATATAAATGTAAGTGCACCTAAAAAACGCCTACTTATAATCGAAGTAGAGGATGATGGTCCTGGCATTCCTGAACATCGCCGATCAGAGCTATTAACTCGAGGTACTAGATTAGACACTTATGAGGCTGGTCACGGTGTGGGAATGGCAATCGTTTCTGATTTAGTGAAGTCTTATCATGGCTTAATGCAGATTGGGACTTCCAAACACGGCGGTGCGAAATTTACGATAGAGTTTAACCATGAAAAAAATAATTAGCATCTTGTTGGTATTAGGACTACCTTTTTCTTCTTTTGCAGAGGAAGACTTCGAGCTAAAGGACTGTAAAAAACATGAATCAAGTCATCCAGAAAAAGCAAAGAAATTCTTGATGTGTCTTGATAGCAATATCAACCTACTTGAACGCCATCGTCAAACTTGGATCACTAAGCTCTTGCTCGACACCAAGAAGTATCAATCTGACACTGGCAATACCCAGATATTGCCAATTATGGAGCGTGCTCTTCGCAACCAGGAAGAATATATGGAGGACAGTTGTCGGTGGCGATATCTACTGGATATGCCAAACGCAACGCGTTCTGCTACTGCTTATAAAAATTGTAAAATTGCATTTCTAAAAGCACACATCATCGAACTTAAAAGCAGTAAAGTATTGAAAGAAGATTTAAATATCTAACGACATTGTTGATCAAAACAGTACTAGGCTACCTTAGCATCCTGAACTTCGGTTAATTGCAGCCAAAATCCTGTTAGTCAAAAATAGCAACATTCTCGGAAAAGGAGCTGTTTGTAGCTCCTTTTTTCTTTTCCAAGCCTCAGTGTTATTAAGATGTTTTATTAACTGGCTGTTCTGAACCGAGAAGGATTGCCAACCACTTGCCCTCTTCGCTCGTTTCAAGAGCGATTTTCACAACCATGGTAAGCGGCACGGAAAGCAGCATTCCTGCGGTTCCGAGTAACCATCCCCAAAAGATTAACGAGAGAAACACGACTAAAGTGGATAAACCTAATCCACGACCCATAAACCTCGGCTCAATAATATTACCCATCAAGGTATTAATACAAATATATCCAACAGCGACAATACCACTCACCAACGGTCCATGTGTCACTAAAGCCAGTAAAACAGGTGGTACCGCTGCGATGATTGAACCTATATTTGGGATATAGTTGAGTAAAAACGCAACAACCCCCCAAAGCACGAAGTAATCAACATCTAATGCCCATAAAAAAACTGCTGCTACAACACCAGTAGCTAATGAAACAAGTGTTTTAATCGCCAAATAACTATTAATAGAATCTAAAAACCTATCTATTTGCTGCATTTTCATTTCTGGGTCGTCTAGTGCGAGGTGTACTTTGTGACTCAAAGAAGGTGCCTCAAAAAGCATAAACACGACGATAAGCAAAATTAAAAAGCTGTTAGCCATCACACCGCCAAAGCCAGTCAACATATTGGTGGCTAAATCGATTAGCTTATTTGGGTCTAGCATGCTAATGAGTTGTTGTTTATCCAATAAGATATTATAGTCTGCCGCCGTGCTGACTAACCAAACGAACTTTTCTTGTAAATCTTCTTTATACGTAGGTAGTTGTTTGGAGAAATCATTGACAGACTGCCCGACAAGCCCACCGATACTCGCACCAATTAAGAGCACTAGTGCGATTACAATCAAAATAGCCAAACCTTTTGGTATCTTAAAGCGGGCCAAAAACTTGAGCATGGGATTACAGATAATCGCAATGAATGCAGCTAATATAAATGGAACGACAATCTCAGTTGCAAGCTTGATACCTCCTAACACTAAAAATAGCGAGGCCAAAACTACCAGCGTTTTATTAATTCCAGTCAGTGAAGACACAGTTCACTCCTTTTGCTTTTTTACCATTTTAAAACAAACCACCTATAATGAAAACGAGTGATCTAACTCCTTGCTAAAACGTAAGTTTATTTGATTACAATAAAGAGTATACAGAATGAATATATTCATAACAGGTGCAACGGGTTTAATTGGTAAAAAGCTGTGTCAGTTTTTAATACACAAACACAATCTCACGGCTCTAACTCGTTCCCCCTCCAAGTCCGCAACACTATTGCCCAACGGAGTTAACTGTGTCACAAATACCGATGATATTGACTTTAATAAGCTTGATGCGGTCATCAATCTTGCGGGTGAACCAATAGCCGATGGTCGATGGAGTAATAAAAAAAAGCAAGAAATTTACAATAGCCGGATAAAAATCACAGAGCAAATTGTCGCTGCGATAAACACAGCGACATCACCGCCAAAAGTGTTTATTTCAGGTAGTGCCATTGGTTTTTATGGACGTCAGCCAGATGATTTAGCTATCACTGAAGATTTTAAGGATTGTCACGATGAATTTTCGCATAGACTGTGTCGAGATTGGGAAAATACGGCTTTTAGAGCCGAATCTTCCCAAACTCGAGTCTGTATATTAAGAACTGGTATCGTACTTTCAAAGTCAGGAGGGGCTCTGGCAAAGATGTTACCACCCTTCCGACTTGGATTTGGCGGACCTATTGGTTCAGGAGATCAAGTGATGTCTTGGATCCATATCGATGATATGATTCAGTCCATACTCTATATTCTTAAACATGATGAAATCTATGGTGCTATTAACGCAACAGCACCTAACCCAGTCTCAAATAAGCAGCTTTCTCAAGCCTTGGCACGTTCTATCTCGCGCCCTTGTCTATTTACAGTGCCACCATTTGCCCTCAAATTGGCTTATGGTGAAATGTCTGAATTGCTGTTGTATGGACAACGCGTAGTACCAAAAAAGCTACTCGATACCGGTTATCGATTCCGCCACGACGATATTGAAGATGCCTTGAACGCACTTAACTTATAATGTAAGTGCAACCCCCTCTTCTGTCGTGATATAGAGCTTTTCTCGTGTTAAGACTTTATCCAGATAATGCTTGGTTTCATCGTAAGGTAAACCCTTTTCTAGCGCTGCTAGAACGTTATCTGGCGATAGTGAATTAATCACCTTTGCTGCTTTCGTGATTGACCTCGAGTCATCAGCGTTAAACACGCGAGCAACGTTGCCAGCTCCCGTATTATAAGCCGCAATCATGCAATATTTACGACTTAGTGGGTTCTGTATTTTACTCAAATAGCGTTTATCGAGGATATTAAGGTAAGCCGTACCCGCTTCAATATTATTATCCGTCACATATAAATAAGGGGCTGACATTGGTTCATCACGATTATAAAGCATGCGGTTTACATCAACACCGGCACTCGTTGGTACTATTTGCATCAAACCAAACGCAGGAATGTGTGATTTTGCCATAGGGTTAAAGTGGCTTTCGGTATGCATAACCGCAAAAATTAGGCTTGGCTCAATGTCAAAGCGCTTCGCTTGTGAGTTCACTTGGCTCGCATAACGTTCCGCTCGATGTTTAGAAAATTCAGCCTGTTTGGGTAATTTAATAGCGATTTCAGATACTACAGTAGGTTCTTTTTTTTCGGTATTACTTGCAGTTTCTAATAACTTTTTCAGGCGCTTTTGTTTTAGTAATTCAAGCTTCTTTTGTTGTTCTTGCTGTTTAGCCTCTGCTAATTTTGTGTCTTCGCCGTCAATGATGGCCTCATCCGTCTGGCGTTCTATGTAACGTTGCTGTTGCTCAAATTGACTATCTATTTGTTTTTTCGCAGCAATCAATGCTTTTGCACGAGCAGCGTTATCAATTTCGCGTTTCTTTGTTTCACTTTGGTCTATTGCAAGCGTATCAGGGTTAAATACATCAATTACTGCTCGGTCTTTCGCAATAAATTCCTTATAGAGAGCTAGAAGTTGAGCCTGAGATACTGGTTCATCTGCTGCATGCCGAACGCTGACCACCAGTTCGTTGGCTTCAAAGTCGACAACCATTCTGGATGATAAATCATCACTGTAGGTGACAAATGCAGCTTGATCAGAAACCGTTATATCTCCCCACTGTTGGATGACGTTATCACGAAAGGCATCGTACTCATCAAAATGCTCTTCGACATAATCAGCAAACTCACTTAATTGCTGGCGTTTATATTGCTCAAACTCGCTCAGTTCTTCGTCACTAGGCTCTGACGCTTGCCAACGTGACATTTTCGCAGACAGCTCTTCAAAAAGCTGGGCTTGACTTGCCATTGCTCCTGGGAGCGCACTTAACGCCATGACTATAAATGAGTATACTGATTTACGCATAAAGCATTCCTTTTAAAATTAAAGCGTGAAATTCACACTTTAATTAGTTAGCCTTGCTATTTCCTTCTCAAGATCCTTTTCCGCTTTGTAAGCTTTAAACTCTTGATATAAGAACTTTTCATCCTGAGGATTTATACTGCGCTTACTTTCTTTGATCAAATCTTTGAAAAGCTCTTTGGTCTGTTCAGGTGATAGCGTCGTCAACGCACAAAAATAATCTTCGCCAGAAATATCAATAACATCTGCTTTAACAATACGAGAACCATTTAATGTTTGTTTGGTCAATTGTTTGGACACAGAACTAAAAGTTGCACCTACGGTGGTATCCCCATTTACATCGCTACGATTCGAAAACGTCTTGTCGAGGCCTTCAACGCGAGTTTCAATTTGCTGGGCTAGCGCAAGACGTGCATTTGCAACCGCCATTTTTTGATCGATTGAAATGTTGCCCGAGTATTTCACACAATCAGCTGCCGCTATTCCGTCTTCGATTGTTGGATTGAGAACCCATTCTGGAATATTAACTCTTGGGCTCGAAGCCGCATCGTCTTTACTTGAACTACAAGCCGATAGCATCCCTATAACGGCCACTGATATGAGTAGTTGTTTTGCTTTCATGTTGGGTTCCTTAATTGCCCTATTTACGGAATAAAATCTATCAAAAAAGTAATTGATTAACAGTAATAAATTGTAAAAACGATTTTTAACAATTTAGTACTTTCAATTCAATTTTTTACTATTTAGCTTATTAGTATATGATTGAACATAAACAACACTGCCACTATAAGAACAAGTATGCAAGGAATGCGATTCCAACTTTATTCACATAAACCAATGTTAAAGCTCTTAATTTTTACAGGTTGCTTGATTCTAAGCGGCTGCAATCTTACGCCAAAAGCCAACAAGCAGGCCATAGAATATGCAGCACAAGGAGATTTTATTGCGGCTCAACAACGCATTGATTATGCCTATAAAAACTCATCTCGTGACGAGCTATTATATTACCTTGAATCGGGCATGTTAGCTCATTTACAACACCATTATGAATTAAGTAATCAACACCTCTCCCACGCAAAAGAAATCATAGAAGCTGCTTACACTGTAAGCATCAGCGACCAACTTTTTTCTGCTTTTACTGGCGCGAGTTACAAAAAATACACTGGCCGCACTTTTCATAAGCCCATGATCCACACGTTAATGGCACTTAATTATGTGTCGCTGGCAAACGCATCTGCTGTAAATCGTGTTGCTTTATATGACTCTGCACTTATAGAGATGCGACAGCTTGACCTATACCTTGCTCAATTACAGCAACGAACAGGTGGTTACATCGACCAACAAAAAACTGGAAATGAAATTGAACAAGTTTTTAAAGCCATTTTTAAGCAACCATTTATAAGCGGTGAACTCGAGTATAAAGACGATGCATTTGCACAGTATTTAAGCGGGATTTTATATGAGCAACAAGGCGAGTTAGATAGTGCTCGGATCCAATATGAGCGAGCAGCAAGCGCGTACCAAAATGGCTTCAGCAAACAGTATAAATTAGGTCAATATGCCAGCCAACAAGCTCAAAAAGATCTGCATAGAATGGTTGCTGATGAAGAAGAAAACTACTTTACATTAGTGCAAAGTCTCGGTGTATCGCCTCAACGTAAAGAATTTAATCTTTACCTAAGTACGGATGAAAAAGCAAAAGCTATTGTCATCACTCCGATCTACTGGGGTACACGAGAGGAACGTCAAGCGCAATTTGCTTGGTTTAATTTAATGTTTGCTGATACCAGTTTATTTGATCTCATCCAAAACTACGCAACTGGAGACTTTAGTGATGTGATATTAGGCTCGGTCACTAAACGCCTACCTCTCGGTGATAAATTATGGCAAAAAGCCGTTGAGGAAGGAGTCATTGATGCACTCAAGTATGGCAGTAGAATATCGGTTACCTATTTACAACCTCATAAGAACAATATCCAACATGTTGCGCTTTTCGCTAACGGACAAAAACTTACAGAATTACACCCCTTTTATTCGGTAAACTTACTCACACTGTATGACGCGCTAGGTAATGCCAATATGGAAATTTACACCGCTATTTCTCGAGAAGTGTTAAAAGCAGTCACAGCAAGTCAGGCTATAAAGCAAGTTGGCATCCAGCAGAACACGCTTTTGGCAGGGCTTGCTCAATTGACAACTTCTGTCACCAATGCCATTACAGCAGCGGCAGATACTAGACAATGGCAATCACTGCCGCGAGAGATTCGAATTGCGCGGGTGAAATTACCTAAAGATACCAGTCATCTTCAATTACAAACCCAATTGAGAACTGGTAGAGTGATCATGCAAGATATTCCGCTGGGTCGAAGTGCGCCTTTGATCAGCCACATTCGTACTTTCACCAGTGTAGCTGAACCGGAAAAACAACATTATTTATCATCTTTAACTAACATGGACTGAATACATGAAGCCTAAATTTGCAGTTAAATTAGTTGTCCCGATGCTCATCGTGTCTAGCGCAGCGATGACAGGTTGTTCCTCAACAACCAAAGTGAGTCGTGTGGACACCAATGAAGAAATAGCGCTTTCAGATAAATGGAATGCCAAAGACTCTCAGTTAGTTGCTGAAGCAATGATAAGCGATATGCTCGGTTTCCCTTGGGTACGTGAACACCGTGCCAAAGAAGGCACTCGACCCGCTATCATTATTCAATCTGTTCGTAACAAGTCGCATCAGCATATTGCAGTTGACACCTTTTTGAATGACCTCAAGCGCGCCATATTGCGAAGCGGGCAAGCTGACTTCGTCGCAAACCGCTATGTACGGGATGAAATTCGTGAGGAAAGACGAGACCAAGAGCTCAATTCAAGCCTAGAAACTCGTAATGAGATCGGTCAAGAACAAGGTGCTGATTATGCACTATCCGGCACAATTAACTCATTTGTTGATGAACAAGGTGGCAGTCGAGTCACTTTCTATCAAGTAGACCTTCGACTAATAGACATGACGACTAACCGAGAGGTGTGGAATGGACAGAAGAAAATTCAAAAACTTCAAGAGCGCAGCGGGTATGGTTTCTAAGCGCCTAGCGTTATCTTTGTGTATTCTACTTGGCTTATCTGCTTGTCAGTCTACAAAGCAGGCTATTGCAAAGGAAGATAGCTTACCCAATTGGACCATACAGCAGCCGAGTTCCGATTACCTTGTTTATGGCGTTGGTTCAGCGAGTCATATTGTAGATAGGACAGAAGCCAAGCTTGCTGCCCAAGAGGCAGCAAGATTGGCGATTGCCAAACAGTTAAATGTAGAAATAGAAGGAACGACACAAGTTGCTCAAAGCCAGGCTAATGGCGATTTTTCGTATCGAGTGGATGAGATTTTATATTCTCGAGTCCCAAGCATACAATTACAGGGGATCAATATTGAGCAGGAGTTTTACTCCTCAGAGCAAAAAACGGCCTATGCCCTTGCCTCGTTTAACAAGGTTGAGTCAAGAATGCACGCTGAGCTTGATATTAGACAGCTTGATGAAGAGATCAGTAACGCGACGATTTCGGCACTGACCAATTCAGAAAAATTAAAAGAAGCGATGGCAATTAAACGACTAATTGCCAAAAGGCGTAAAGCAAACGAATATCACAGGCAATTAGGCGGCGGCAGTATTGTCATACCAACTTCTGTGAGTGACAAAAACAAAATGCTGAATGATTTTATTCAGTCATTAACTTTTAGTATTTCATCAAAGCTTTGGGGGCAGGAGTCTATCCGCAACCAGTTAGCCGAAAGCTTGACTAAGCAAGGTCTTACTGTTGTGGGTGAAAAACAAAGTGCAGACTTTCAAATTGACTTTAGCGTAGATTTCGAAGACGTAAAGAAAAACAGCACTTATTATGTTTTTGCCAACTCGAACTTAACACTCATGGAAAACGATAAAGAAAAGGCGCATGTATCTGCACAAATAAAAGCAGCGTCTAGTTTTGAAAACATGGCTAAGTCCAATGCTGAAGCAAAGTCAGCGAAAATGCTAAGCAAAAAGCTGGCAATGTTAATTATTGATAGCAAAATCTAAAGAAAGGCCCTTTTAAAGGGCCTTTCTTCTCTTTCTAAAATGATTTCACCACTTTAACGCTGCCATCTGCGGCTCCTGAAGATACAAAGCCAATTAAATTAGGGTTACTCGCAACGAGTTTAAGTACCTCAGCATCATCCGCAGCTTCTTTTGGCGGTGTCCCTTTTCCAGTAAATACTAATTTTGACCAATAAGCTTTAAGCTGACTCGATGACTTGTTAAGCACCTTTTCATTAAACTCATCTGTTACCGCCGAGCCATCAGCCTGCGTTATCGGAAGTGCTTTAGAGCCATCGGAGAATGACTTTGATTTACCGATAAAAATTTGCTTAATTTCGTTTTCATCAAGTGTAGAAGTATTGGCTGGATTGACAATGACATCCACGGCGAGGCAACTAAACGAGCTGCAAAGTAGAGTAAGTAAAAATAATTTTTTCATGCTTCTCTCCTTAAAATACCATGTCGATGCCAATTGTAATGGCTTTACTATCACCCGCGACCGCTAGACCAACGGAGTTATCCTCCACCTCATCGTACTGAATCTTAAAAGCGGCGGAGGAATGGAAATCCCAACGTACTCCAAACGAAGTGGTTTCATGGCTTTCAGCATCCTCGCCCTCCCCTTCAAAATCTGCGTAGGATACGAATGGCGTGATATTGTCAAAGCGGTAACCCAATGTCAGCATCTTAGTGTCTAGATCGCCATCCAAATCCAACCGATTTAGCTCTGATAAAATAAAGAAATTTCCCCAGTCTGCATTTACTGCCAAACCGTAAAACTTACCATCTCGTTCATCACTCCCCTCCCATAAGACGGGCTCTCCTGAACGATATCTCTGGTTGGTATAACGCATGTGAGTTAAACGCACTTCAAGCCAATCATTACTGGTTTGAATTACACCACCTAAGATGTCTTTCCAGATTTCTCTAGTTGGCTCTTGAAAGAAAAACTCACTCAACAGCTTATTGTCATCATCGTCTTCTTTACCAGCGTATATATTCCCGCTTAATGACCAGTCGCCTACACTGCCGCTGTAGAGCATATTGATGCCATTGTAATTAAAGATTTGCCAGGTGTAATTGTCCGCGGGTGCACGCATCCAGATATAGGCGTAACCCACATCATAAAAGTCGGAATAGTAAAATAGCGGTAAGCGCTTTTTACCTGCTTGAAAAGTCCAATTCTCATTAATCTCATAGGACAAATAAGCCCATTCAAACTTTGCATCAAAATCATCTGCGCCGCGCGCAACAATCTGGCCAGTAACGCTTAAGCCTTCGGTTAGATCAGCACTAAATTGAAGACCCATCAGTGTTTCAGGTTCAAATGAGATATCCTCGTCGTAAACACTGACGATAGGATAATCGGCAAGAAATATTGGATCGTTTATTCCGAATTGTGGAACACCGCTTCCACTCAGCACCTTACCTGCATTGATACTTGCGAATCCGGAAAAGTTAACCTCTGCATGCCCTGAAAAACAGGCAAGGCAAAGGGTACAACCTAAAGCTAGTTTCATCTTCATTATGATTCATCCCAATTGCTTGTTCTACAAGTACTACATTGCAAGTATAGTTAAATTTAAAAAAATGCTAGCAAAAGCAGCAAATTGATAAAAATATTTGCAGAAAAAGGGATGAAATGGGAACAAAAAAGCAGCTTTCGCTGCTTTTTATAAACTAAGATTCGTCATTATTATAATAACGTTCAATTTGGTCCTTCAAGTTAGGCGGCACACCTTTAATCGTGAGCGTATCGCTCGTAGCGTCATAAATAACCCGCTCCCCCAAATGCTTACGCTCAAAGCCAACGCTTACTCCACCGCCAAGCCCGGAGAATTTCACCATACTCGTTACCGTCTTTTTATCGACAGGAAAACTTTCTTCTAGCTCGTAGCCCTGCTCTTTATAAAAATCTTCAAACTTTACGTCTGAAGACTTAGAAAGCGTCTCAGACAGTGTATTGACATCCGCGTCCTCGCCGCTTGAAACACAGTCGTTACAGTAATCAAAAATCTCCTTGCGAATGTCGTCCTTTTCAGACTTTTCATATTGCTGTGTAGACAAATAATCCTCAACCGCGTGTAACATAGTTTGCGATTGCTGTTTAGGGTCTATCCCCTCTTCACAACCAAGAAAATCTAAAAAGAAATCAGCAACTTTTCGACCCGCGCGCCCTTTAATGAAGGAAATATAACGGTTTTCTTCTGCGGCCGTATCCCATGCATCTAAATCGATTCTCGCAGCCAATTGCATACGTGAAATATCTAAGTGTTTTGCTGCGGATAAGTCTAAGTCTGAGGTAATTGTATAATGTTCTTTAATATTAATCAGTGCAATCATAATAAAATTGCTGGCAACATACTGATAATGACAAAACACTAAATACCCAGTTTCATGAAATGCATATTTATTAAGCTCTTCTTTAAGCACATTGGTTGCTTCTTGGGTTAAATTCCAAAAGTTAAGCTCATTATTTCTATAACTCTGCATCGCAGACGCGACCACACTGCTTTTTTCGCCGCTAAAAGCACAGAACCCTTTACCCGGTTTGCCATTGTAGGCATGATGCAATTGTTCAATGAAAACATTAACTTTGTCATTGATTTGCATTTCATCATCACGTAGATGTATTTCGGTATCTTCGTCTTGTTTGTCTACATAGTGAACAACTAGTTTTTTTACCTCAACGCTCATCTTTGTTTTTCACGCCTCTAATGTTAAAATGTAAAAATTATTGCTTTTATAAATTGAACCAACTGATGCCTATCCAATCAAAGTATTCCAATAAACAAGTAGAAGAAATTGTTGACCAATTAGTTAATGTATTAAGCTCGCAAAACGCACCAGTTGATCTCAGCTTAATGTGTTTGGGTAATTCTATCACGCACATTCTAAAAGAACATGTTCCAGAGAGTAAGAGACAATCTGTTGCCGAAAATTTTGCCAAAGCACTTACACAATCAGTAAAGTAACGGAATGAATCTTACACCGCACAGCCCTTTTTCATCAAAAGCAAGTCAATTACTCAGCTGGGGACACTGGTTTACCTTTGCCAACATTGGCTTGGTTTTATTGATTAGCTCAGTTTATTTGTTCGCCGACAAAGCGCCAAGTACCTTTGTCGGTTGGTTTTATATGCTGATCACGTGGATAAGCCATACCAGCTTTATCACTTTTTGTGCGTTTGTATTAACTATCTTTCCGCTTAGTTTAATATTCCCTTACCCGCGACATATTCGCGGGATGGCTGCAATTATTGCCTCGGTTGGTATTGTTGTACTAACAGTAGATGCCTTTGTTTACCTACAACTTGGCTACCATATAAACCCAGCTTCGCTTTCCGATATTTTTGTTTTATTGTGGGAAACCTTAGTCGGATCATCCCTAGTTAATCTCATCATTACCATTGCAATACTTGGACTGGTGCTCACTTTTGAACTACTCGCAGGCAATTATGCTTGGCGTCATTTGGCTGAGCTTAAGTCCTATAAATTTCCTCGTTATGCAACGGGCACCATTGTAACCTGCTTTGCGCTAAGCCACAGCCTGCACATTTGGGCTGATGCGAATGCCTTTTTCGATATCACTAAGCAAGATAATGTATTACCCCTCTCTTATCCTACAACCGCAAAGAGCTTACTCGCCAGACACGATTTACTTGATATCGAGCAGTATGAGGAAGCGCACTCACTAAGCATTGGTGATACGCATTCAAAATACAAAGCCCCTGTAATTTCGGCGGTATGCAAAGAAAAGAAAGATACTGGTGAGCAACCTATCTATATTTATGCGTATACAGATCAGGCACTGTTCCAAAAAACAGCAACAGCACTTCAGAGCAACGGTAAAAATAACGTGTTCCGAATGGATTCTGTTTTACGTGCAGGAAATAGCAGCGATGCGCTATTCAGCCTGATATACGGTCTACCGAGTTATTATAAAGAGTCTGTCATGCTGCAGCAGCAAGTTCCGATATGGTCAATTAATAATGACTTAATGAGTGTTAATGCTAGCGGCGAGTTCTCTTTTGTTCCTTCTCATCAAGCAAGTAAATTAAC
This genomic interval from Pseudoalteromonas galatheae contains the following:
- the yejK gene encoding nucleoid-associated protein YejK; protein product: MSVEVKKLVVHYVDKQDEDTEIHLRDDEMQINDKVNVFIEQLHHAYNGKPGKGFCAFSGEKSSVVASAMQSYRNNELNFWNLTQEATNVLKEELNKYAFHETGYLVFCHYQYVASNFIMIALINIKEHYTITSDLDLSAAKHLDISRMQLAARIDLDAWDTAAEENRYISFIKGRAGRKVADFFLDFLGCEEGIDPKQQSQTMLHAVEDYLSTQQYEKSEKDDIRKEIFDYCNDCVSSGEDADVNTLSETLSKSSDVKFEDFYKEQGYELEESFPVDKKTVTSMVKFSGLGGGVSVGFERKHLGERVIYDATSDTLTIKGVPPNLKDQIERYYNNDES
- a CDS encoding AI-2E family transporter, yielding MSSLTGINKTLVVLASLFLVLGGIKLATEIVVPFILAAFIAIICNPMLKFLARFKIPKGLAILIVIALVLLIGASIGGLVGQSVNDFSKQLPTYKEDLQEKFVWLVSTAADYNILLDKQQLISMLDPNKLIDLATNMLTGFGGVMANSFLILLIVVFMLFEAPSLSHKVHLALDDPEMKMQQIDRFLDSINSYLAIKTLVSLATGVVAAVFLWALDVDYFVLWGVVAFLLNYIPNIGSIIAAVPPVLLALVTHGPLVSGIVAVGYICINTLMGNIIEPRFMGRGLGLSTLVVFLSLIFWGWLLGTAGMLLSVPLTMVVKIALETSEEGKWLAILLGSEQPVNKTS
- a CDS encoding transglycosylase SLT domain-containing protein: MRKSVYSFIVMALSALPGAMASQAQLFEELSAKMSRWQASEPSDEELSEFEQYKRQQLSEFADYVEEHFDEYDAFRDNVIQQWGDITVSDQAAFVTYSDDLSSRMVVDFEANELVVSVRHAADEPVSQAQLLALYKEFIAKDRAVIDVFNPDTLAIDQSETKKREIDNAARAKALIAAKKQIDSQFEQQQRYIERQTDEAIIDGEDTKLAEAKQQEQQKKLELLKQKRLKKLLETASNTEKKEPTVVSEIAIKLPKQAEFSKHRAERYASQVNSQAKRFDIEPSLIFAVMHTESHFNPMAKSHIPAFGLMQIVPTSAGVDVNRMLYNRDEPMSAPYLYVTDNNIEAGTAYLNILDKRYLSKIQNPLSRKYCMIAAYNTGAGNVARVFNADDSRSITKAAKVINSLSPDNVLAALEKGLPYDETKHYLDKVLTREKLYITTEEGVALTL
- a CDS encoding LPP20 family lipoprotein, with amino-acid sequence MKAKQLLISVAVIGMLSACSSSKDDAASSPRVNIPEWVLNPTIEDGIAAADCVKYSGNISIDQKMAVANARLALAQQIETRVEGLDKTFSNRSDVNGDTTVGATFSSVSKQLTKQTLNGSRIVKADVIDISGEDYFCALTTLSPEQTKELFKDLIKESKRSINPQDEKFLYQEFKAYKAEKDLEKEIARLTN
- a CDS encoding TIGR01777 family oxidoreductase — translated: MNIFITGATGLIGKKLCQFLIHKHNLTALTRSPSKSATLLPNGVNCVTNTDDIDFNKLDAVINLAGEPIADGRWSNKKKQEIYNSRIKITEQIVAAINTATSPPKVFISGSAIGFYGRQPDDLAITEDFKDCHDEFSHRLCRDWENTAFRAESSQTRVCILRTGIVLSKSGGALAKMLPPFRLGFGGPIGSGDQVMSWIHIDDMIQSILYILKHDEIYGAINATAPNPVSNKQLSQALARSISRPCLFTVPPFALKLAYGEMSELLLYGQRVVPKKLLDTGYRFRHDDIEDALNALNL
- a CDS encoding penicillin-binding protein activator LpoB, whose product is MKPKFAVKLVVPMLIVSSAAMTGCSSTTKVSRVDTNEEIALSDKWNAKDSQLVAEAMISDMLGFPWVREHRAKEGTRPAIIIQSVRNKSHQHIAVDTFLNDLKRAILRSGQADFVANRYVRDEIREERRDQELNSSLETRNEIGQEQGADYALSGTINSFVDEQGGSRVTFYQVDLRLIDMTTNREVWNGQKKIQKLQERSGYGF
- a CDS encoding YejL family protein yields the protein MPIQSKYSNKQVEEIVDQLVNVLSSQNAPVDLSLMCLGNSITHILKEHVPESKRQSVAENFAKALTQSVK
- a CDS encoding porin — its product is MKMKLALGCTLCLACFSGHAEVNFSGFASINAGKVLSGSGVPQFGINDPIFLADYPIVSVYDEDISFEPETLMGLQFSADLTEGLSVTGQIVARGADDFDAKFEWAYLSYEINENWTFQAGKKRLPLFYYSDFYDVGYAYIWMRAPADNYTWQIFNYNGINMLYSGSVGDWSLSGNIYAGKEDDDDNKLLSEFFFQEPTREIWKDILGGVIQTSNDWLEVRLTHMRYTNQRYRSGEPVLWEGSDERDGKFYGLAVNADWGNFFILSELNRLDLDGDLDTKMLTLGYRFDNITPFVSYADFEGEGEDAESHETTSFGVRWDFHSSAAFKIQYDEVEDNSVGLAVAGDSKAITIGIDMVF
- a CDS encoding type 2 periplasmic-binding domain-containing protein; this translates as MKKLFLLTLLCSSFSCLAVDVIVNPANTSTLDENEIKQIFIGKSKSFSDGSKALPITQADGSAVTDEFNEKVLNKSSSQLKAYWSKLVFTGKGTPPKEAADDAEVLKLVASNPNLIGFVSSGAADGSVKVVKSF